Proteins encoded by one window of Deltaproteobacteria bacterium:
- the msrB gene encoding peptide-methionine (R)-S-oxide reductase MsrB, whose amino-acid sequence MRRRHFLQHVTALALGWLGVSSCTRSDTANATSEQVGTPITKLDKPLPEWKKLLPSKAYAVLFEEETERAGASPLNDEKREGTFICAACYLPLFESKAKYESGTGWPSFFQPIPGRLGMKTDYKLVYPRTEYHCLRCGGHQGHVFDDGPPPTGKRYCNNGVALNFVPTGEPLPALRT is encoded by the coding sequence ATGCGACGAAGACATTTTCTCCAACACGTGACCGCACTTGCGCTAGGGTGGTTAGGTGTTTCATCCTGTACGCGGAGTGATACTGCTAATGCGACCTCTGAGCAGGTCGGGACGCCCATAACGAAACTTGATAAACCCCTTCCCGAATGGAAGAAGCTCCTCCCTTCCAAGGCCTACGCCGTACTTTTTGAAGAGGAGACCGAGCGGGCAGGGGCGAGCCCATTGAACGATGAGAAGCGAGAGGGGACATTTATCTGCGCCGCCTGCTATCTGCCGTTGTTCGAGTCGAAAGCAAAATATGAAAGTGGGACTGGCTGGCCGAGTTTTTTCCAACCCATTCCTGGACGGTTAGGTATGAAAACTGACTACAAGCTGGTCTACCCACGGACAGAATATCACTGCCTCCGTTGTGGCGGGCACCAAGGCCATGTGTTTGATGACGGACCGCCGCCAACGGGAAAACGTTACTGCAATAATGGTGTCGCACTCAACTTTGTTCCCACTGGTGAGCCCCTTCCAGCACTGAGGACATGA
- the msrA gene encoding peptide-methionine (S)-S-oxide reductase MsrA, with protein sequence MKTWLKIVLPIALLGFLVVAYAQKEEKNTTSSDKSQAIATFAGGCFWCMEPPYDELDGVISTTSGYIGGKEKNPTYQDVAEGLTGHAEAVQVAYDPAKVSYGKLLEVFWRNIDPFTANAQFCDHGKQYRTAVFYHGDEQKRLAEASKVTLEKSGRFSQPIVTEIVPAGEFYVAEDYHQNYYVNNPTRYKYYRYRCGRDAKLEEIWGKPKEAKH encoded by the coding sequence ATGAAAACATGGCTAAAGATTGTGTTACCCATAGCTCTGTTGGGATTTCTTGTTGTCGCTTACGCACAGAAGGAAGAGAAGAACACAACAAGTAGTGATAAGTCTCAGGCAATCGCTACTTTCGCTGGCGGGTGCTTCTGGTGTATGGAGCCGCCATATGATGAATTAGACGGTGTCATCTCGACGACTTCTGGGTATATCGGCGGGAAAGAGAAGAATCCGACGTATCAGGATGTTGCTGAAGGGCTGACTGGCCATGCCGAAGCCGTACAAGTGGCGTACGATCCTGCCAAGGTCAGCTACGGGAAACTGCTTGAAGTCTTCTGGCGTAATATTGATCCGTTCACAGCGAACGCTCAGTTTTGTGACCATGGAAAGCAATATCGTACGGCGGTCTTTTATCATGGCGACGAACAGAAACGCCTTGCTGAAGCCTCAAAGGTAACATTAGAAAAATCTGGCCGCTTTAGTCAACCAATTGTGACTGAGATCGTCCCAGCTGGTGAATTCTATGTGGCTGAGGATTATCATCAGAATTACTACGTCAATAACCCGACTCGTTACAAATACTATCGCTATCGCTGCGGTCGAGATGCTAAGCTCGAAGAGATTTGGGGGAAACCGAAAGAAGCGAAGCATTGA